In Amycolatopsis methanolica 239, a single genomic region encodes these proteins:
- a CDS encoding CaiB/BaiF CoA transferase family protein — translation MTTGLPLEGVRVADFTWVGAGPFLTKPLADHGADVIKIESRTRTDPIRSMAPFRDGRPGVDRSGYFANRNSSKRSICLDLKHPAGRRIALDLIVRSDVVANNFTPGTMKRLGLDYETVRAIRPDIIYLEMPMQGTEGPYRDFRGYGLTIAAAGGLLGLSGYRDRPPVGTGTNYPDHVPNPLHAAVAVLAALRNRRRTGRGEYIELAQLESTVNAIGPAIVAGAAGAHPERSGNDDPVAAPHGVYPCSGDDTWCAIGVFDDAQWHALVAVLNAPPWAALGDLAQALDRRERRRELDELIAAETKAWDADDLATALTSAGVPAAPVRDADGVLNHDPQLAAREHWVWLDHPVMGPSVYDGIPYRMSRTSGRLRAPAPLLGADSHDVCTRLLGMDDKTYSELAREGVVG, via the coding sequence ATGACGACGGGACTACCGCTGGAAGGTGTCCGGGTCGCCGATTTCACCTGGGTCGGCGCCGGCCCGTTCCTCACCAAACCCCTGGCCGACCACGGCGCGGATGTCATCAAGATCGAGTCCCGCACCCGCACCGACCCGATCCGCTCCATGGCTCCGTTCCGGGATGGCCGGCCGGGCGTGGACCGCAGCGGGTACTTCGCGAACCGCAACTCCAGCAAGCGCTCCATCTGTCTCGACCTCAAGCACCCGGCCGGGCGGCGGATCGCTCTGGACCTTATCGTGCGTAGCGACGTCGTCGCGAACAACTTCACGCCGGGCACCATGAAGCGGCTGGGGCTGGACTACGAAACCGTGCGCGCGATCCGGCCCGACATCATCTACCTCGAGATGCCCATGCAGGGCACCGAGGGACCGTACCGCGACTTCCGCGGTTACGGGCTCACGATCGCCGCAGCCGGGGGGTTGCTCGGACTCTCCGGCTATCGCGACCGCCCACCGGTCGGCACCGGAACCAACTACCCGGACCACGTACCGAACCCGTTGCACGCCGCGGTCGCAGTGCTGGCGGCGCTGCGCAACAGGCGGCGCACCGGACGCGGTGAGTACATCGAGCTGGCACAGCTGGAATCCACGGTCAATGCGATCGGGCCCGCGATCGTGGCGGGAGCAGCCGGTGCACACCCCGAACGGAGCGGCAACGACGACCCGGTCGCGGCGCCCCACGGCGTGTACCCGTGCAGCGGCGACGACACCTGGTGTGCCATCGGCGTGTTCGACGACGCCCAGTGGCACGCACTGGTCGCCGTCCTGAATGCGCCACCGTGGGCCGCCCTCGGAGACCTCGCCCAGGCCCTGGACCGTCGTGAGCGGCGCCGCGAACTCGACGAGCTGATCGCCGCCGAGACGAAGGCGTGGGATGCTGACGACCTCGCCACGGCCCTCACGAGCGCGGGAGTGCCCGCGGCGCCCGTGCGCGACGCGGACGGGGTGCTCAACCATGACCCACAGCTCGCCGCGCGCGAGCACTGGGTGTGGCTCGACCACCCTGTGATGGGGCCGAGCGTCTACGACGGCATCCCCTACCGGATGTCGCGCACCTCGGGCCGGTTGCGCGCCCCGGCGCCGCTGCTCGGTGCGGACAGCCACGATGTGTGCACCCGACTGCTCGGCATGGACGACAAGACCTATTCCGAACTGGCCCGGGAAGGAGTCGTGGGCTGA
- a CDS encoding Zn-ribbon domain-containing OB-fold protein → MTTTEHTGPRMVGGQWIRDNDDRTALKITRCARCDSTWFPPRDVCSSCASTEVEDTLSATQGVAYASTVVRIGPPAFQPPYVLAYVDVSGVRVLAHVDADEALAPGTPVALRVGPIGTDSDGEFSSYLVAETQGGAR, encoded by the coding sequence ATGACAACGACAGAACACACCGGCCCCCGCATGGTCGGCGGCCAATGGATCCGCGACAACGATGACCGCACGGCTCTGAAGATCACCCGGTGCGCCCGCTGCGACAGCACCTGGTTCCCGCCACGCGACGTGTGTTCGTCCTGCGCCTCCACCGAGGTCGAGGACACCCTCAGCGCCACCCAAGGTGTTGCCTACGCCTCTACGGTGGTGCGCATCGGCCCGCCGGCCTTCCAGCCCCCGTACGTGCTGGCCTATGTCGACGTGAGCGGCGTACGGGTCCTGGCGCATGTGGACGCGGACGAGGCACTCGCACCCGGGACACCCGTAGCGCTGAGGGTCGGCCCGATCGGAACCGACTCCGACGGCGAATTCTCGTCTTACCTCGTTGCCGAAACCCAGGGAGGTGCCCGATGA
- a CDS encoding IclR family transcriptional regulator: MNPARLDRAFKILEYLGHHQEGAALKRICEDLEVPMSSAHDLMHALVQLGAVRLADQRTYLLGPRSLVLALSIVDAVDLRQVSRPYLTDLCEELNENTYLALRSGNIVTYADRYEAGQTLSVVMKLGGARPLHGSSVGKLITAYNPDLEERVLGSADLERFTPFTHVDREVLRQEFAAIRTRAYSVSDGESVEGIIGLSTPVFDATGTVGAAVHVSAPRGRLAPERLPEVLAAMSRTSASISAQLGAPAEVIAAKSPSDVLALERERLGSTPGSS, from the coding sequence ATGAACCCAGCCCGCCTGGACCGGGCGTTCAAGATCCTGGAGTACCTGGGGCACCACCAGGAGGGTGCCGCGCTCAAACGCATCTGCGAGGACCTCGAAGTCCCGATGAGCAGCGCCCACGACCTCATGCACGCACTGGTCCAGCTCGGCGCTGTGCGGCTGGCCGACCAGCGCACCTACCTGCTGGGGCCTCGGTCCCTGGTCCTCGCGCTCTCGATCGTCGATGCCGTGGACCTTCGCCAGGTCAGTCGCCCCTACCTGACCGATCTCTGCGAGGAGCTGAACGAGAACACCTATCTCGCCCTTCGCAGCGGGAACATCGTCACCTACGCCGACCGTTATGAAGCCGGGCAGACCCTCTCCGTCGTCATGAAGCTGGGCGGGGCCCGGCCCTTGCACGGGTCGAGCGTCGGCAAGCTGATCACCGCGTACAACCCTGACCTCGAAGAGCGTGTGCTCGGCTCCGCGGATCTTGAACGATTCACCCCGTTCACTCACGTCGACCGGGAGGTGCTGCGGCAGGAGTTCGCCGCGATCCGCACCCGTGCCTACAGCGTCAGCGACGGCGAGAGCGTCGAAGGCATCATCGGCCTGTCGACGCCCGTCTTCGACGCGACGGGCACGGTCGGCGCCGCGGTCCACGTCTCCGCACCTCGGGGCCGCCTCGCGCCGGAACGTCTGCCCGAGGTCCTCGCCGCGATGTCGCGTACCAGTGCGTCCATCTCGGCCCAGCTGGGTGCGCCCGCGGAGGTCATCGCGGCGAAGTCGCCGTCGGACGTGCTCGCGCTCGAACGCGAACGCCTCGGAAGCACCCCCGGTTCGTCGTAG
- a CDS encoding penicillin acylase family protein encodes MAAQRQEPEVTVYRVPGLTGPVEIVVDRWGVPHIYAADTYDAFRAQGFNAARDRLWQIDFWRRRGLGRLAEVFGAEHVERDRAARLFLYRGDMRREWLSYGSDTKRATVAFVEGINAFVELTRRDPELLPVEFRELGYEPALWEPEDVARIRSHGLFYNVRDEVARARTLRDLPHEAEELRRRREPDRELTIPEGLDLDLIPDDVLAVYDLATSAPVFGSPAPLAPQGDVLPEGSNNWVLAGARTRSGRPLLANDPHRAAAAMPGLRYIAHLSAPGFDVIGGGEPALPGISIGHNGRIAFGLTIFAIDQEDLYVYETNPDDPYAYRYQDGWEPMRRLTETIAVRDGEPVEVELLFTRHGPVIHRDPARHTAFAVRAAWLEPGMAPYLGSMDYMRARNHDEFLAAMNRWGAPPENQVYADTDGTIAWKTGGLTPIRPNWDGTLPVPGDGRYEWAGFYDADQLPGSVNPEQGFLATANECNLPTDFPPDRHITYDWYAPSRRHRLDEVLADTNDATPESMVALQGDYVSVPARRIVTRLAELDVPEDTDGLALLLGWDGDLTADSAAAALFEVWYRRHLRPALLAKALEPHVGAEAAADTARRISPAEDLLADARIDLELVETAGDRLGPDPEKILVDTVTRTLPAAVADLAGLLGPDRAQWSWGRLHVATARHPLAALLTGVPDEQLVAGPAPRGGSGDTVGNTAYGPNFVQSAGATFRLVVDVGEWDSSLAMNAPGQSGRLGDPHATDLFEPWSRDEAFPLLYNRERIDEVAERIIRLDPSA; translated from the coding sequence GTGGCAGCGCAGCGGCAGGAACCCGAGGTGACGGTATACCGGGTGCCAGGGCTGACGGGGCCGGTGGAGATCGTGGTCGACCGCTGGGGGGTCCCGCACATCTATGCGGCCGACACCTACGACGCGTTTCGCGCGCAGGGGTTCAACGCGGCCCGGGACCGGTTGTGGCAGATCGACTTCTGGCGTCGCCGGGGCCTGGGGCGGCTTGCGGAGGTCTTCGGTGCCGAGCACGTCGAGCGAGACCGTGCGGCGCGGTTGTTCCTGTACCGCGGGGACATGCGCCGAGAGTGGCTCTCGTACGGCTCGGACACCAAGCGGGCCACGGTCGCGTTCGTGGAGGGCATCAACGCGTTCGTCGAGCTGACCCGGCGTGACCCGGAGCTGCTCCCGGTGGAGTTCCGGGAGCTGGGCTACGAGCCGGCGTTGTGGGAGCCCGAAGATGTCGCCCGGATCCGCAGCCACGGACTCTTCTACAACGTGCGGGACGAGGTAGCGCGCGCTCGTACTCTCCGGGATCTCCCGCACGAGGCCGAGGAGCTACGCCGCCGTCGTGAGCCGGATCGGGAGCTGACGATCCCGGAGGGACTCGATCTGGACCTCATCCCGGACGATGTGCTGGCGGTCTACGACCTGGCCACATCCGCACCGGTCTTCGGATCGCCTGCACCGCTCGCCCCCCAGGGCGACGTGCTTCCCGAGGGCAGCAACAACTGGGTGCTCGCCGGGGCGCGGACCCGCTCCGGGCGCCCCCTGCTGGCCAACGACCCGCACCGTGCCGCCGCGGCGATGCCGGGCCTGCGCTACATCGCGCACCTGTCCGCGCCGGGCTTCGACGTGATCGGGGGAGGGGAGCCCGCGCTACCCGGGATCTCGATCGGGCACAACGGCCGCATCGCGTTCGGCCTGACGATCTTCGCGATCGACCAAGAGGACCTGTATGTCTACGAGACCAATCCGGACGATCCGTACGCCTACCGATACCAGGACGGCTGGGAGCCGATGCGGCGGCTGACCGAGACCATCGCCGTGCGCGACGGCGAGCCGGTGGAGGTGGAACTGCTGTTCACCCGTCACGGACCGGTCATCCACCGGGATCCGGCGCGCCACACCGCGTTCGCGGTCCGGGCGGCCTGGCTGGAGCCGGGCATGGCACCGTACCTGGGCAGCATGGACTACATGCGGGCACGGAACCACGACGAGTTCCTGGCGGCGATGAACCGCTGGGGCGCACCGCCGGAGAACCAGGTCTACGCCGACACCGACGGCACGATCGCCTGGAAGACCGGTGGGCTGACGCCGATTCGCCCGAACTGGGACGGCACGCTTCCGGTGCCCGGCGACGGACGTTACGAGTGGGCGGGCTTCTACGACGCCGATCAGCTTCCCGGCTCCGTGAATCCGGAGCAGGGCTTCCTGGCGACCGCGAACGAGTGCAACCTGCCCACGGACTTCCCACCCGACCGGCACATCACCTACGACTGGTACGCGCCCTCCCGGCGCCACCGTCTCGACGAAGTGCTGGCCGACACCAACGACGCGACGCCGGAGAGCATGGTCGCATTGCAGGGCGACTACGTCAGTGTGCCCGCCCGGCGGATTGTGACCCGGCTCGCGGAGCTCGACGTGCCCGAGGACACCGACGGTCTCGCGCTGCTGCTGGGTTGGGACGGCGACCTCACGGCCGACTCGGCCGCGGCCGCGTTGTTCGAGGTCTGGTACCGGCGGCACCTGCGACCCGCACTGCTGGCCAAGGCGCTGGAGCCGCACGTCGGCGCCGAGGCCGCGGCGGACACGGCCCGCCGAATCTCCCCCGCCGAGGACCTGCTCGCCGACGCGCGGATCGACCTGGAACTGGTTGAGACAGCGGGCGATCGCTTGGGGCCCGACCCGGAGAAGATCCTGGTCGACACTGTAACGCGTACCCTGCCTGCCGCAGTGGCCGACCTCGCTGGGCTGCTCGGCCCGGACCGCGCCCAGTGGAGCTGGGGGCGCCTGCACGTCGCCACGGCGCGGCATCCGCTCGCGGCACTGCTGACCGGGGTGCCCGATGAACAGCTGGTCGCAGGCCCGGCCCCGCGTGGCGGCAGCGGCGACACCGTCGGCAACACCGCCTACGGGCCGAACTTCGTGCAGAGCGCCGGGGCGACCTTCCGTCTGGTCGTAGACGTCGGCGAGTGGGACTCGTCGCTCGCCATGAACGCGCCGGGCCAGTCCGGGCGGCTCGGCGATCCGCACGCGACAGACCTCTTCGAACCGTGGAGCCGGGACGAGGCCTTCCCGCTGCTCTACAACCGCGAGCGGATCGACGAGGTAGCCGAGCGGATCATCCGCCTCGACCCTTCCGCCTGA
- a CDS encoding SLC13 family permease: MSPHLVSILVLAVIFLIGTLRSINLGALALVATFLVGTWVFGDSAKNVLGGFPADMFVILVGVTFLFAMAKNNGTVDWLVQWSVRAVRGNVAAIPWVMFALSGALVALGALSPAAVAIITPISLALAVRYGISPLLMGLMVVHGSAAGNFSPLGVLGVITNGIVDRSGIPASPAVLFLSNAIFNLVLAVVVFFVFGGLRLLREARREARPTVDPGTGGTDGGGVAVRTKIATSLITLNRDRILTVLGLLVLVVGALGFGVDIGLLALSVAVVLSLFAPGSAKEALNQVSWGVVLLICGIITYVGLLEDHGTVSYLGEGIASVSVPALAALVICFIGAIVSAFASTTGILGALIPLAVPLLVSGQVGAIGLVAALSISASVVDTSPFSTNGALVVANSPAQAQQTVYRRLMVWGFGLVLVAPVVTWALLVLTGWW, encoded by the coding sequence ATGTCCCCCCACCTCGTCTCGATACTCGTGCTCGCGGTGATCTTCCTGATCGGCACGCTCCGGTCGATCAACCTCGGCGCGCTCGCGCTCGTCGCGACCTTCCTCGTCGGCACCTGGGTGTTCGGCGACAGCGCCAAGAACGTGCTCGGCGGCTTTCCGGCCGACATGTTCGTGATCCTGGTCGGTGTCACCTTCCTGTTCGCCATGGCCAAGAACAACGGCACGGTCGACTGGCTGGTGCAGTGGTCGGTCCGCGCCGTCCGTGGCAACGTCGCGGCCATTCCCTGGGTGATGTTCGCGCTCAGCGGCGCACTGGTGGCGCTCGGCGCGCTCAGTCCCGCCGCCGTCGCGATCATCACACCGATCTCCCTGGCGCTGGCCGTGCGCTACGGCATCAGTCCCCTGCTGATGGGCCTGATGGTCGTGCACGGATCCGCCGCGGGGAACTTCTCCCCGCTCGGTGTCCTCGGCGTGATCACCAACGGGATCGTCGACCGGAGCGGGATCCCCGCCAGCCCGGCCGTTCTCTTCCTCAGCAACGCGATCTTCAACCTGGTCCTGGCGGTCGTGGTGTTCTTCGTGTTTGGCGGCCTCCGCCTCCTCCGGGAAGCGCGTCGCGAGGCCAGGCCGACTGTCGATCCCGGCACCGGGGGCACCGATGGCGGCGGGGTTGCCGTCCGGACGAAGATCGCGACCTCGTTGATCACCCTGAACCGCGATCGTATCCTCACTGTGCTCGGTCTCCTCGTCCTCGTTGTCGGAGCGCTTGGCTTCGGCGTCGACATCGGCTTGCTGGCTCTGTCGGTCGCCGTGGTGCTGTCCCTGTTCGCGCCGGGCAGCGCCAAGGAGGCGCTCAACCAGGTCAGCTGGGGGGTTGTGCTCCTCATCTGCGGGATCATCACCTACGTTGGCCTGCTCGAGGACCACGGAACAGTCTCCTACCTCGGCGAGGGCATCGCGTCGGTGTCCGTGCCGGCCCTCGCGGCGCTCGTCATCTGCTTCATCGGCGCGATCGTGTCGGCCTTCGCGTCCACGACCGGCATCCTCGGCGCGCTCATCCCGCTCGCTGTGCCGCTGCTCGTTTCGGGACAGGTCGGCGCCATCGGGCTCGTCGCCGCGCTCTCGATCTCCGCGTCGGTCGTGGACACCAGCCCGTTCTCGACCAACGGCGCACTCGTCGTCGCCAACTCACCCGCCCAGGCGCAGCAGACGGTGTACCGCCGGCTCATGGTGTGGGGGTTCGGCCTGGTCCTCGTCGCGCCGGTCGTGACCTGGGCACTGCTCGTTCTGACCGGATGGTGGTGA
- a CDS encoding SDR family oxidoreductase: MIDTPRNRPVALVAGPDTAVRTAITARLESSGWEISAGLADKPVTGLVHVPDLFTSDRPVRQRAVVDEFFEAVEQVRPRLRARVDGGARIVAVTCRDGLGWPDRPHIAAASGALVSATRSLALQLGQAGITVNAVSALPPEGSPLREGGDPVGTHLREPAALTPEPVTMEDIARTVGFFLDDRSGYITGQVLHCCGGASLLSSLSV; this comes from the coding sequence ATGATCGACACACCGAGGAACCGGCCGGTCGCCCTGGTCGCCGGGCCGGACACGGCGGTGCGAACGGCGATCACGGCCCGGCTGGAGTCGTCCGGGTGGGAGATCAGCGCCGGCCTGGCGGACAAGCCGGTCACCGGGCTGGTCCATGTACCCGATCTGTTCACCTCGGACCGGCCAGTGCGACAGAGAGCCGTCGTCGACGAGTTCTTCGAGGCGGTCGAGCAGGTCCGTCCCCGGTTGCGAGCTCGTGTGGACGGTGGCGCGAGGATCGTCGCCGTGACTTGCCGCGACGGCCTGGGCTGGCCAGACCGGCCGCACATCGCCGCGGCGTCCGGTGCGCTCGTCTCCGCCACGCGCAGCCTCGCCCTCCAGCTGGGGCAGGCCGGCATCACCGTCAACGCGGTGTCGGCCCTGCCACCGGAAGGCAGTCCGCTCCGTGAGGGGGGCGACCCGGTGGGCACGCACCTGCGGGAACCCGCGGCTCTCACACCGGAACCGGTCACGATGGAGGACATCGCCCGCACGGTCGGATTCTTCCTCGACGACCGGAGCGGATACATCACCGGCCAGGTCCTGCACTGCTGCGGTGGCGCGAGCCTGCTCTCCAGTCTGTCCGTCTGA
- a CDS encoding SDR family NAD(P)-dependent oxidoreductase has translation MSLDGQVAVVTGAASGIGFAIAEEFVSAGAKVVIADIAKDRAEEAATCISHAGGTAVGIQVDVADRAKVEALFHETEATLGPVDILVNNAGISIDRGVRRISDEEWQRTIAINQTGVFLCSQAAAISMVARRTGRIINIASRAWLGWFGQLAYSSSKGAVVSATRSLAIELAKYGITVNCLAPGLIDTPLLQAEPPEVMERLLQAQPMGTLGDPRDVAWAARFFAEPMCRSITGQVLYVCGGKSLYAQPAR, from the coding sequence ATGAGCCTTGACGGTCAGGTCGCTGTTGTCACCGGCGCCGCGAGCGGAATCGGGTTCGCGATCGCCGAAGAGTTCGTCTCAGCCGGCGCCAAGGTCGTCATCGCCGACATCGCGAAGGACCGTGCCGAAGAGGCCGCCACCTGTATCTCCCACGCTGGTGGCACCGCGGTGGGGATCCAGGTCGACGTCGCCGACCGGGCGAAGGTGGAAGCCCTCTTCCACGAGACCGAGGCGACGCTGGGACCGGTGGACATCCTGGTGAACAACGCCGGCATCAGCATCGACCGGGGCGTGCGCCGGATCTCCGACGAGGAGTGGCAGCGCACGATCGCCATCAACCAGACTGGCGTGTTCCTCTGCTCGCAGGCCGCCGCGATCAGCATGGTCGCCCGGCGCACCGGGCGAATCATCAACATCGCTTCGCGCGCCTGGCTCGGTTGGTTCGGGCAGCTCGCCTACTCCTCGTCCAAAGGAGCGGTGGTCTCGGCGACCCGGTCGCTGGCGATCGAGCTGGCGAAGTACGGCATCACCGTGAACTGCCTGGCCCCGGGGCTGATCGACACCCCCCTGCTGCAGGCGGAGCCGCCCGAGGTGATGGAACGCCTGCTCCAGGCTCAGCCCATGGGAACGCTGGGCGATCCGCGGGACGTCGCCTGGGCCGCCCGGTTCTTCGCGGAACCCATGTGTCGGTCGATCACTGGTCAGGTGCTCTACGTCTGCGGTGGCAAGAGCTTGTACGCGCAGCCCGCCCGCTAG
- a CDS encoding CoA transferase: MHEEDVERGPLDGVRVVDLTTSLGAYTGRLLSDLGADVVRVDLDGDRLPRPGVFTEAGKARVTAGRAGLEDLLGTAQILLTSEGPAALRARDLHPEDVVRRHLGLVHVSVSPYGLTGPYADRPASDLTLLAAGGLLALAGDPDREPVRPWGEQSTVIAGAHAAVAALLALLTLEATGRGQVVDLSAQEAVAHSLENAVQCLDLEGVLRNRAGSGPLEAGTGLFRCADGWIYLVGGLGGRPLAWSAITEWLLDNGITEAEALRDERWGERSWRRSPDAATEFRSMFERFAVHRTKDELYEDGQRRGISIAPVATPADLLANPQLTERGFFREVTVDGRDLVFPGPPYRFAGSRVGPRSTPDRSGTDEGITA; this comes from the coding sequence ATGCACGAAGAAGACGTCGAGCGCGGTCCGCTCGACGGGGTCCGCGTCGTGGACCTCACGACGTCGCTGGGTGCTTACACGGGGCGGCTCCTCAGCGACCTGGGTGCCGATGTCGTTCGCGTGGACCTCGACGGTGATCGCCTCCCGCGCCCCGGCGTCTTCACCGAAGCCGGCAAGGCGCGCGTGACCGCTGGCCGCGCTGGCCTGGAAGACCTCCTCGGGACCGCGCAGATCCTGCTGACGAGTGAGGGACCGGCCGCGTTGCGAGCACGTGACCTGCACCCCGAGGACGTTGTGCGGCGGCATCTCGGGCTGGTGCACGTGTCGGTCAGCCCGTACGGCCTGACCGGCCCGTACGCCGACCGTCCGGCCAGTGATCTGACACTGCTGGCCGCCGGGGGCCTTCTTGCCCTGGCCGGTGATCCGGACCGGGAACCCGTCCGGCCGTGGGGCGAGCAGTCCACGGTCATCGCCGGTGCCCACGCCGCCGTCGCGGCGCTGCTCGCGCTGCTCACGTTGGAAGCCACCGGTCGCGGACAGGTTGTCGACCTCTCCGCTCAGGAAGCCGTGGCGCACTCGCTGGAGAACGCCGTGCAGTGCCTGGACCTCGAAGGCGTTCTGCGCAACCGCGCCGGTTCAGGGCCCCTGGAGGCGGGAACCGGCCTGTTTCGTTGTGCCGACGGATGGATCTACCTCGTCGGTGGTCTCGGCGGCCGCCCCCTCGCGTGGTCCGCGATCACGGAGTGGTTGCTGGACAACGGGATCACCGAAGCGGAGGCACTGCGCGACGAGCGCTGGGGGGAGCGTTCCTGGCGGCGCAGCCCCGACGCCGCCACCGAGTTCCGGTCAATGTTCGAACGCTTCGCAGTCCACCGGACGAAGGACGAGCTCTATGAGGACGGTCAGCGGCGCGGCATCAGCATCGCGCCGGTGGCCACGCCCGCGGACCTGCTGGCCAACCCACAGCTGACCGAGCGGGGCTTCTTCCGTGAGGTGACCGTGGACGGCCGCGACCTGGTCTTCCCCGGTCCGCCGTACCGGTTCGCCGGTTCGCGCGTCGGCCCACGGTCCACTCCGGACCGTTCCGGTACAGACGAAGGGATCACCGCATGA
- a CDS encoding enoyl-CoA hydratase/isomerase family protein translates to MAIETERRERILIIRMDRPEALNALDPGSMRDLNDRLREFRDDPELLVAILTGTGERAFCTGADLKKTLPPDTSFAEAYFDAYERSLDEGLYVRAMTISDLKINKPLIAAVNGHALGGGTEIALDCDLRIASENATFGLPEPRWASVPAVGGVSKLLRAVPRAVAMKMILTGDRIDAAEAHRVGLVSEVVPAGELLERALQVANRIAANGPLAVKSIKTLALRTDDLPLSRSVELEQLLWGLLRDTDDRVEGRTAFAERRTPEYRGR, encoded by the coding sequence ATGGCCATCGAAACCGAACGCCGGGAACGCATCCTGATCATCCGGATGGACCGGCCCGAGGCGCTGAACGCCCTGGATCCCGGCTCGATGCGTGATCTCAACGACCGGCTGCGGGAGTTCCGTGACGACCCCGAGCTGCTCGTGGCGATCCTGACCGGGACCGGCGAACGCGCGTTCTGCACGGGCGCGGACCTGAAGAAGACGCTTCCCCCGGACACGTCCTTCGCCGAGGCCTATTTCGACGCCTACGAGCGCAGTCTCGACGAAGGACTCTACGTCCGGGCCATGACCATCAGCGACCTGAAGATCAACAAGCCGCTCATCGCCGCGGTCAACGGCCACGCCCTCGGTGGCGGCACCGAGATCGCACTCGACTGCGACTTGCGCATCGCCAGTGAGAACGCCACGTTCGGTCTGCCGGAACCGCGGTGGGCAAGCGTGCCCGCGGTGGGTGGTGTCTCCAAACTGCTACGGGCCGTGCCCCGTGCGGTGGCGATGAAGATGATCCTGACCGGCGACCGCATCGATGCGGCCGAAGCGCATCGGGTCGGCCTGGTCAGCGAGGTCGTGCCGGCCGGCGAACTGCTCGAGCGCGCGTTGCAGGTCGCGAACCGGATCGCGGCCAACGGCCCGCTCGCGGTCAAGAGCATCAAGACCCTGGCTCTGCGCACCGACGATCTGCCGTTGAGCAGGTCGGTCGAGCTCGAGCAGCTGCTGTGGGGCCTGCTGCGCGACACCGATGACCGCGTCGAGGGCCGCACCGCGTTCGCCGAACGGCGCACCCCCGAATACCGAGGCCGCTGA
- a CDS encoding thiolase family protein, translating to MRPVFVAGAAVHPFGKYRELSAAELGYRAVRDLVAQTGVPPERIDIGFGGSVYGGSLLAQRVLQRVGVSGQPVYTVENACASGASAVHLGWQAVAAGTADAAIVFGAENLSAFGGGTLPLTTADIEIDQGMVMPAAYAMRAQRYIHDFGATADDLTRVSMKNRRNGAANPRAHFQKEVTAEDVAQSRPVADPLHLLHCCPNSDGAAAALLCSKEVAQELSTPAVRMRASAVRSGRFHTSYRDMTWPDITERTARAAYDMAGLGPADLDLVELHDAFSIAELLHSEALGLADRGQAAKAVAAGEFDRNGRVAVSPSGGLLSRGHPVGASGTTQICEAYWQLTGQAGELQVPGAEVALTHVTGGGIFGVDNGACAVHILTTA from the coding sequence ATGAGGCCGGTTTTCGTGGCAGGGGCCGCCGTTCACCCGTTCGGCAAGTACCGCGAGCTCAGCGCGGCGGAACTCGGCTACCGGGCGGTGCGCGATCTGGTCGCGCAGACGGGTGTGCCACCCGAGCGGATCGACATCGGCTTCGGCGGCTCGGTCTACGGCGGTTCGCTGCTGGCGCAGCGCGTCCTGCAGCGCGTCGGGGTGTCCGGTCAACCGGTGTACACCGTGGAGAACGCCTGCGCCAGCGGTGCTTCCGCCGTGCATCTCGGCTGGCAGGCGGTGGCTGCCGGGACCGCCGACGCCGCCATCGTGTTCGGCGCGGAGAACCTGTCGGCCTTCGGCGGCGGCACCTTGCCGCTGACCACCGCCGACATCGAGATCGACCAGGGCATGGTCATGCCGGCGGCTTATGCCATGCGTGCCCAGCGGTATATCCACGACTTCGGCGCCACCGCCGATGACCTGACCCGGGTGTCGATGAAGAACCGGCGCAACGGGGCGGCGAACCCGCGGGCCCACTTTCAGAAGGAGGTCACGGCCGAGGACGTGGCCCAGTCCCGCCCGGTCGCCGATCCGCTGCACCTGCTGCACTGCTGCCCGAACAGCGACGGCGCCGCGGCCGCACTGCTGTGCTCGAAGGAGGTTGCCCAGGAGTTGAGCACCCCGGCGGTTCGAATGCGAGCCAGCGCGGTGCGGTCCGGGCGGTTCCACACGTCCTACCGCGACATGACATGGCCCGACATCACCGAGCGCACTGCGCGGGCCGCCTATGACATGGCCGGTCTCGGTCCGGCCGATCTCGACCTGGTCGAGCTGCATGACGCGTTCAGCATCGCGGAGCTGCTGCACTCCGAGGCACTTGGCCTCGCCGACCGCGGACAGGCGGCGAAGGCCGTGGCTGCCGGGGAGTTCGACCGCAACGGCCGGGTGGCGGTAAGCCCCAGCGGTGGCCTGCTGTCCCGCGGACACCCCGTCGGGGCGTCCGGTACCACCCAGATCTGTGAGGCGTACTGGCAGCTGACCGGGCAGGCCGGCGAGCTCCAGGTGCCGGGCGCCGAGGTCGCGCTGACCCACGTCACCGGCGGCGGCATCTTCGGCGTAGATAACGGCGCCTGCGCGGTGCACATCCTGACCACGGCCTGA